Within the Setaria viridis chromosome 3, Setaria_viridis_v4.0, whole genome shotgun sequence genome, the region ACGAGCTGATTGGACAGGCAGAGGAGGAGCTGCGCACGAAGGGGGCGAGCGAGACGCCCGAAGGAGGCCAGGGAGGACGAGTCGACGAGGCGAGACGGAACAAAGCACGCTGATTAGGCGTCGTTTTCTCGCTCTACGGAAATTTCTTGAGAGAGGGGGAAGGTGTGCGCCTGCGTGGCTGGCTGATGGGGTGATTGGCGGGGGAGGCTGAGGCGTGGGGCCCAGCTGGCATGGCACAGCTGGTTCCTGCCAAGAGTGTACCACGTGGTGAATCCGGCGTCGGATGGGAAATTCGGCTGGGCTGTGGATCATCCATCCCGAGTTTTCTACCGCGTATCGTGTAAAAGTCTACCGCCTCCGTTTCACAATGTTTGCTCATGAGATTTTGAGAAAGtgtcggcctgttcgcttcagcttattcagccggcttatcagccaccaaacagtgttttcctctcacaacaaatcagccgtttcaacttttcaaccggcttataagctgaagcgaacaggcccatgtTTCAATTGAGTTTTCTATTTTGTATCGTGCATACAAGAGTTCTCTGTGTTTTATTATGTACGTTCATGATCAAGAGAATGTATCACAATGGTTGCCCATTGAGAAGGATGAAGTTCACTCCACACACCCCGTCTTTTCATCAACATAGAGACAACTGCGGCAAACAAGAATCACGATCCAAAAAGGTTACTAATGCTTCAACCAACAATTTAACAAGGCTCAGCTGTGTGCATCCTAGTTGATGCATACGTCGGGAGTTAATACTTCTATCATCTAAAGACTACACAACTTTGAAATTGAAATGGCAAAACAAAACATACGGGTCGAGAAAACAGGGCCAAAACATGCCGTCTATTAGCCAAAGCATAGCACGGATGTCCAATTACGTCTAGAAACAACAAGGACTAGCATTCTACAATTACGTCTGCAAGGTAGGCTGCAGACTAGTCGGGATGCCAATCAGGCGCCCAGCAAAGCTGAGCAAGGGCTCTCTGTGGCAGGGAACTGAAACTCTTCTACCCAGTCAGCTGCCGATCTATCACTGCCGTAGCATGTCCCGTAGCTGAAGCACCTGTTGCCGTTGTTCTGGAGGGAGCATGTTGATCTGCTCAGCAGACATGCCCAGGACTTGCTGGACGAGCATCTTCTCCATCTCGGGCGTCAGCTGCTTGAACAATGACCGGATTAAATAGTTCATTCTGGGAGAAAACATAGGAAGGTAATGGTAGTACCCGACTGTTGCTCCCAAATGCTAAGAGAAGATACTTACAGGTGCTTGTCCTGCCTGGATACCACCAATTCCTTGGGCCATTTGTCCGGGCAACCCGGGTAACTGTCCAGGGAAATGGGAGCCTGCAGCAGGCGCTTCTGGGCCCCGTCCCCACGGAGCTGACCTATCAACTTGCATGGGCGCTGTGCTTTGAGTATTGTAATGTGAACTAGCCTGCTGAACAGATAGATTATGAGAACTGATGTAGTGAACCATGGTCGCCACATTACATGGAAGATGGAACTAAAAGAGCACACCAGTAAAACTATCTTTGCAATTAGGACCATGTGTAACTGAAGCTTGTCAAACTTTCCTCTATCTGCTATCCTTAAACGAAAATATAAATTCGTGGAGATATATGTGGACAAATGGTTGAAATATCCCTAGAACTGCAGACTCTGCTCCATACACCAGCCATACACTTTTTAATGTTTAAAGAAGAATGCTTATAGCTGATCCTGGTGTCGACTAAACAAACAACAGAAAGTAAACATGCATCTAGCAGCCTAGCACTACTTTCAGGACTATACTGGCAGAACCATATAAATTTCTTAGTATACATAAAAAGGGGCTAATAGAACTTTTATTTCCCAAGCATTTAGGAAGTGCCAAATATGTCTATACATCCTTTAGAAACAAAGAAAGGGGGACTAGCAGatattatttggaattttcacaTATCCGCAGGTAGTTGTGAGTGTAACACAACACCACAGCTTTAAACTTTGTTTCACAGAACCATAGATACTTAGCCTATATAACACACAACCATAACTTTCGCTTCTTTTCCTCATCTGGATGCCAccaaaattttttttaaaaaaagacatCAACTGCTCCAGTTATTTTGCCTTCCCCTTGCAGCTTGAGCCTGAAGACATACTTTTTCCCTACAGATAGCTCAGTATGACGCACATCATTAAGGGCCAGTAATATTTTGCCATTGACCTCTGAGGGGTACGCCATTCGTGCTTTCACTCCCATTCTTCAGCATACAAGTTAAAATTATGATGCTTCATAATACCTCGGCATCCCAGTAACGTGCTCATCACCTTCTATCAACACTATTCTCTCCAACCCCAACTATCTTTCTTACTGTGGTACATCCGTACATGTAATCAGATGAGGAACACCCAAGAGAGGCAATCAGGTCAACCAAATTTAAATGGCAAAGGATATCCATGTCCATCTTTTTCAGAATATAAATAAACGGTATACCATCAACGGTAGCACAACACATGTTCACAGTCCATTCTTTGTTAATGAGAAGAAGCCAAggcccaagacagctttctttttatttttgcatttgCATATAGACAAGAGAAGCAAAGTTTTGGCTTTTGCATTATATAGATCTAAGTACTAGTGGTTTTGTGAAAAAAAGTTTAAAACTTTTGATTTGTGTTACAGCAACAAGTACCAATGGCTTTGTGAATTTTCTCATTTGTTTTTTCACATATCTGGAATATTCTTAAGGCAGGACTACAATGGTGCATTAATAAATCATTAGTGGAAACTGTCAAAACATGAAAAGGAACTGCTCCCTCCAGTCACAAATACTTGACACTTTAACCAAAATCCTGTCAAACTTTTGAAACTGACTATTAATAGTTTTCAAAATATTGGAAACATAAAAAATCATATgcgtagatttgtcttgaaaagaACTTTCATTAATTCTCATACTTATTAGGTATTATAACTGTGTTCTGATAAAAAGTAGACATCAAAGTTCAAACTCAAAGACCGTTAAAAAGAGTCAATGGCTTCAAGTATGTATGACCGGAGGGCTGTATAAGTTTTCTGTATCGGTGCCCTTAGGAATAAATTATTGCCTTGGGCCTAAGAAGTAACTATAGCAAAATTTGACCTTTACATGCACCAATGATCAGAGGAAAAAGCCAAATGATAATTAGAACATGGAAAGCATCACTAGAACCTAGCTAATCTTATGTCGCAGAATTGTTGTACAGTACCATATGAGTGCCAgatttgattaaaaaaatttatatgACGAACATTTTGGTCATACGTCATTTGATACTGAAATTTCAATAGTCGGCACATAAATTGATCAATATGTTAGTCAACTTTGGACCCTATGTAATTTGCTTCTTCCACACCTAGAACTATTGTGATGACAGCAATAAAGAATGTGATTCTTAATTGCATCTCCTACACCTAACTCTTCCAAACAATCTTCATCAAACTCAGATAGAAATGGGAAGATACTCATGTTAGCTTCTTTCGGAAGGCAATACCAAAACTCCAATGCAACACAACCATATCTTTCAGAAGAGAAGAAACTGTACCGGGTATAgctgtggtggtggctggctaGGCAATGGTGGTTGGCCAGCAAGGAAAGAAGTTTGAGGGTTCCCGCCTGGCTGCAAAGTTTGAGGGTTCCCGCCTGGCTGCAAATTACAAACATGATGATCAGTATGCAGAGCATGGTACCTAGTTATCAGCATCATATAGAATCTTACATGAAACATCTGTTGTTGTAAAATGTGCTGAGGAGCATTTCCATGAGTCAAACCAAATGAATTTGGCACTTGCGGATGCATCTGATGTGAAAAGGACTGCATGGACTGTGGCCTAGGCATCTGGGGCAAAGGAGGTTGGAACTGTTGATTAAACATTCCAGGATTTTGCAAAGGTTTCTGTGGCTGACTATGAACTATAGGCATATGTGATGGAAGATTGGAATACTGCGGAGGAGCATGAGGTAGGGTCATTGGATGCTGAGATGACTGAGGAATCGATGAAGGCATCTGATGAATAGGATATCCTTTTGCTTGTGCTGCTTGTGGTGGATTTGCTGACATAGTAGGAAGGTCCATGGTTGATCCCACATTAGATGGACCAGATGGAAATGGGGTAGAATGTTGAGCAACACTCTGCTGGTTAGCAGGTAATAGTGGTGGAGGCAAGCTGACATGATCTGGCGCTGTAGCTTTAACTGATGAAGGTGCTGTCGGCGCTGCTGCGGGTTGGACTGTGTCTGAAGGTTGTGCCTGTAGGACAGGGAATGTGACAGTAAAATTCAATTTGCTTGTTAGCAAGACAGATACTAAGATTCATGAAAAGTTCAAGAAGTTTGTTTACAGTTTTAGGCGTTTTCACCATTCCAAGTACTACTTGTGCCTGCAAGCAGAAAGGCATATAAGATGCTATTTTGTTCAAATGCATGTGACAAAATCATTTTGAATTAGTAGTGAGATATGCTGTTAGATGATGTGATGGAGAGACCAAGACAGATTTTGCCACAACAAAAATAACATAAGCAGGTATTAGAACAAGAATGTTTGAAACAAACAGTTGGAGAACAATCTTAAAGTAGAACAAGTAGTGACTTTAATGCTATTAGTGTTTGCTGACCAACAAAAGTACATAAAACATATCCAAAGTTCTCTCattaaaaaacaaacaaatagaAGCGAATGGATTGTGTTGACACTAGCAAGAGATGCATAGCAGACATTCAAAGACAAATATTAAGCTGACTGTCACGCCTAAATTCCCTTCTAAGGGGTGTAAAAAGCAACCAACATTTTTGTACACACTAGTGTTCATGAATCCCCTTTCTTGAGTTAACATGGACAGGCCCAATTGGAAGGATAGAGAGCCTCTGTTTCCCTCCCTAATTCGTCAGGCAACTAGAAGCTACATGCCTCGAAGCAATATGAACCAAATCATTTCCGGATTATTAACCAAATACGAATTCAACAACCCGCAAAACCCTAAAGCCCAACAAATATCTAAACTCCGTGAGCGGGTTCAGCCGAAGCACCAAATGCAGGATAAAGCGAGAGCACGCGCAGCGAGAAATCTCACCCGAAAGAGCGCGCGGGTGACGTCCGGGTTGTCGACGAGCATGCGGCGCACCGTCTCCTGGTCGTGGTCGATCAAGGTCTGCGCGAGCAAGCGCCGTAGCATAAAAAACCAGTAAAAAGGTAAGCAAATCGGTGAACAAACCGGCGGGTGGAAAGGGACAcagaagagaggagggaggagagagaggaattGGGCTGGTAGGGTTTGGGGATTTGGGGTGAGGGCGCACCTTCATCTTTGACATCATGTCGTACATCTCGGAACGGGACATGGCGTTGATTTGGGCCGCGAGGgcttcgcccgccgccgcctgcttggCCGCCATGGAGGGTGGgagcgcggcagcggccggagattacgcgacggcgacggagatGGGGCGGACACCGGGGACGGGACGGGAGACGGAAGGCGGCGGTCTATGCCGCTATCGAACTGCAACCAGCAAAGGCTGCCTGCAAGCCGCGGTCTGACCAGAGTACCAGACAAATAGCTGTCAAACTCGAATTGTAATCTGAGTCAAATAGCTCTAAAAGGGGCAAATGGTTTCATATTATAATTGAATTTGACTCAGAATTTCAAAATCTCATGGTACGAGGCTCTTCAGAAGTTGTTTGGTACAAACCAATAGCTTTATTGACACGAAGAGATAGGTGTTAAACTCGAATTTAGTCTATACTCAAACCATTGTGATTCCATATTTTCTCGACACGGACTACGCAACGGGCTTCAAGGAACGATAAAGAGAAATTGTAATGATATCTAGTCAATACAAAACCTTGAACAACGTTTTCGACCATTCTATTGCCTAGATACTTACAacaactaaaaataaaaaataacgaTTTGATGgtaaaaaactaaaaataaagTCTAGGTAAAAAAATTCATCAGTCATACACGCTAAATGTCGAGATGCCGCTGCAACTAAATCATATGAATCTAGTATTTATAGGATAATCCATGAATAAATTCGACGGATAACTAAGAGGATAACCTAGAAAGGAgaaattttatatttttctaaaaaatgaaTCATAAATGTATAGCCATAACGGCAACAAGTTTACACCAGTCACTGTATGCTCACCGCGCTCTAGTTCCTGTAAAAGCTCTAAAAACAATTGCAGATGACTGATGAGTAGGTACTCGGAGTAGCATGCAATAACATTTTACGGTTTTAATATAATCTCTGATCATAAATATTTAATGCTTCAATTCAAATCTTGCTAAACTTCAAAACTTTGACCAGTAATAGCTTTTAGAATATTTCGTTTGTAAGCTAAAAAATTCATATATTCAATTTTTCCTTGAAGAATACTTTCATGGACTAATACATTTATTATGTCCTATAATCTATAATTTTAGTTTTGCAAAATACCAATATAGATGCAGTTATCTCTCATGCACTCTAAGAATACATGCATGCAAACCCTCACATATTAGCACACCTGAGAGACTTAGGCGAGGACTTGAATTCACTGTAAGAAACTTAACTAATTGAGCGATGCTTTCGCTATAACTATATTTTTCTAATAGAAATAAAAGTCACATTTATGGCACAGAAGATAATAATACTTCATCTTCGATTTCCAATTCAGTTACAAGTCATCTAgagtttttttcccctttttgagGAATCAAAGACCTTTTTACTTAAAACCTACTCTTTGTACACGATGAatacttttgtttttttgttgagACATTAACGCAACCGTTTATCTACTCCATCCGATCTTAAATATGCATTAGGATTTTAGACTTCATACATATTGCGATAGATTAGCATGCATTCTTAGGAGATAAAATGTTGTATAATTAGATTCACATTGCACGTAGTAGTATCTTTTAACAAGATTTGATCTTATGGCCACTGACGATGTACTGTAAGAGTAATTGGTAGTCCAAAGCATACTCCCTTCATtctaaattataaattattttagctTTGTCACAAGTTGGAATTCTAACTTTGACAAAGTTTATAGACAAATGCACATATATCTACAACAACAAACTAGTTTTATTAGATACACCATGTAATATATATTGATAGTGCATTTATTCGACATTGCcgatattaatatattttcctATAAATGTAGTTAAAGTTAAACAAATTTGATTTAGAATGAAACTCAAATGGTACACGATTTTGATAAAGAGGGAGTAAATGcgcaatgaaaatatattttattatttatcTAGTAAAACTAGTTTGATGCCGtagatatttatatatttttcctataaatttgatcaaatctGAAGACTTTTGATTTAGTAAAGATAAAACAAAACTTAGAACGAATACTGAAGGCTTGTCTATTTAGCACGGACGTGATGACTGTAGAAAGAATCGATATGGCGCTTAGACTTGCGAAACAAAGTCCGTTGACATCAACTGAATTCCTAAGTGCAATATA harbors:
- the LOC117847245 gene encoding cleavage stimulating factor 64 isoform X3; this translates as MAAKQAAAGEALAAQINAMSRSEMYDMMSKMKTLIDHDQETVRRMLVDNPDVTRALFRAQVVLGMAQPSDTVQPAAAPTAPSSVKATAPDHVSLPPPLLPANQQSVAQHSTPFPSGPSNVGSTMDLPTMSANPPQAAQAKGYPIHQMPSSIPQSSQHPMTLPHAPPQYSNLPSHMPIVHSQPQKPLQNPGMFNQQFQPPLPQMPRPQSMQSFSHQMHPQVPNSFGLTHGNAPQHILQQQMFHPGGNPQTLQPGGNPQTSFLAGQPPLPSQPPPQLYPQASSHYNTQSTAPMQVDRSAPWGRGPEAPAAGSHFPGQLPGLPGQMAQGIGGIQAGQAPLTPEMEKMLVQQVLGMSAEQINMLPPEQRQQVLQLRDMLRQ
- the LOC117847245 gene encoding cleavage stimulating factor 64 isoform X1 — translated: MAAKQAAAGEALAAQINAMSRSEMYDMMSKMKTLIDHDQETVRRMLVDNPDVTRALFRAQVVLGMVKTPKTAQPSDTVQPAAAPTAPSSVKATAPDHVSLPPPLLPANQQSVAQHSTPFPSGPSNVGSTMDLPTMSANPPQAAQAKGYPIHQMPSSIPQSSQHPMTLPHAPPQYSNLPSHMPIVHSQPQKPLQNPGMFNQQFQPPLPQMPRPQSMQSFSHQMHPQVPNSFGLTHGNAPQHILQQQMFHPGGNPQTLQPGGNPQTSFLAGQPPLPSQPPPQLYPQASSHYNTQSTAPMQVDRSAPWGRGPEAPAAGSHFPGQLPGLPGQMAQGIGGIQAGQAPLTPEMEKMLVQQVLGMSAEQINMLPPEQRQQVLQLRDMLRQ
- the LOC117847245 gene encoding cleavage stimulating factor 64 isoform X2, coding for MAAKQAAAGEALAAQINAMSRSEMYDMMSKMKTLIDHDQETVRRMLVDNPDVTRALFRAQVVLGMVKTPKTAQPSDTVQPAAAPTAPSSVKATAPDHVSLPPPLLPANQQSVAQHSTPFPSGPSNVGSTMDLPTMSANPPQAAQAKGYPIHQMPSSIPQSSQHPMTLPHAPPQYSNLPSHMPIVHSQPQKPLQNPGMFNQQFQPPLPQMPRPQSMQSFSHQMHPQVPNSFGLTHGNAPQHILQQQMFHPGGNPQTLQPGGNPQTSFLAGQPPLPSQPPPQLYPASSHYNTQSTAPMQVDRSAPWGRGPEAPAAGSHFPGQLPGLPGQMAQGIGGIQAGQAPLTPEMEKMLVQQVLGMSAEQINMLPPEQRQQVLQLRDMLRQ